A genomic stretch from Xiphophorus maculatus strain JP 163 A chromosome 16, X_maculatus-5.0-male, whole genome shotgun sequence includes:
- the spns1 gene encoding protein spinster homolog 1 has product MSLGQRSSDSAPLFSSDSEAEAPEEAGGRHAGDDDEEASGVSGVRAKLIVCILCYINLLNYMDRFTVAGVLPDIENYFQIDDGTSGLLQTVFICSYMVLAPVFGYLGDRYNRKYIMCGGIAFWSVVTLASSFTPQQHFWALLLTRGLVGVGEASYSTIAPTIIADLYVKEKRTSMLSVFYFAIPVGSGLGYIVGSQVSALAQNWHWALRVTPALGLIAVLLLLFVVREPKRGAVEARAELHQTSWLTDLRALSRNRSFVLSTLGFTAVAFVTGSLALWAPTFLFRAAVFSGQKAPCADEAHCASSESLIFGIITVITGVLGVFSGVQVSRRLRKKTPRADPYVCAAGLLLSAPFLYLAIVFAQGSTAATYVFIFLGETFLSMNWAIVADILLYVVVPTRRSTAEALQIVVSHLLGDAGSPYMIGVLSDSLRRSDSFLWRFRSLQLSLLLCAFVAVVGGAFFLATALFVEGDRTRAESHVPAADEPIVVPKSGRSARVPVSSVLI; this is encoded by the exons ATGTCTCTGGGTCAGCGCTCGTCCGACTCGGCGCCGCTCTTCTCCTCCGACAGCGAGGCCGAGGCGCCGGAGGAGGCGGGCGGGCGGCATGCGGGGGACGACGACGAGGAGGCCAGCGGTGTGTCAGGCGTCCGCGCGAAGCTCATCGTCTGCATCCTCTGCTACATCAACCTGCTCAACTACATGGACCGCTTCACCGTGGCAG GAGTTCTTCCGGACATCGAGAACTACTTCCAGATCGACGATGGAACGTCCGGCCTGTTGCAGACAG tttttatctGCAGCTACATGGTGCTGGCTCCTGTGTTTGGTTACCTTGGCGACAGGTACAACAGGAAGTACATCATGTGTGGAGGCATCGCCTTCTGGTCCGTGGTGACCCTGGCCAGCTCCTTCACCCCCCAGCAG CATTTCTGGGCCCTGCTGCTGACCCGAGGCCTGGTCGGCGTCGGCGAGGCCAGCTACTCCACCATCGCCCCCACCATCATCGCCGACCTCTACGTCAAGGAGAAGAGGACCAGCATGCTCTCTGTCTTCTACTTCGCTATCCCTGTGGGCAG CGGCCTGGGCTACATCGTGGGGTCGCAGGTCAGCGCCTTGGCCCAGAACTGGCACTGGGCTCTGCGGGTGACCCCGGCGCTCGGCCTCATCgccgtcctgctgctgctcttcgTGGTCCGGGAGCCGAAGCGAGGCGCCGTGGAGGCACGGGCCGAGTTGCACCAGACCAGCTGGCTGACAGACCTGCGGGCACTCAGCAGGAA CCGGAGCTTCGTCCTGTCCACTCTGGGTTTCACGGCTGTGGCGTTCGTGACGGGCTCCCTGGCGCTCTGGGCGCCGACCTTCCTGTTCAGAGCCGCCGTGTTCTCCGGGCAGAAGGCGCCGTGCGCGGACGAGGCCCACTGCGCCTCCTCAGAGAG CCTGATCTTCGGCATCATCACCGTCATCACCGGCGTGCTGGGCGTGTTCAGCGGCGTCCAGGTGAGTCGACGCCTCAGGAAGAAGACGCCCCGAGCCGACCCGTATGTGTGCGCCGCCGGTCTGCTGCTGTCGGCGCCGTTCCTCTACCTGGCCATCGTGTTCGCTCAGGGAAGCACCGCCGCCACATAC gtCTTCATCTTCCTAGGAGAGACCTTCCTGTCCATGAACTGGGCCATCGTTGCCGACATCCTGCTG TACGTCGTGGTTCCGACCCGCCGCTCCACGGCTGAAGCTCTGCAGATCGTCGTCTCTCACCTGCTGGGAGATGCTGGGAGTCCCTACATGATCGGAGTG CTCTCCGACTCTCTGAGGAGGTCCGACTCCTTCCTGTGGCGGTTCCGCTCCCTGCAGctgtctctgctgctctgcGCATTCGTCGCCGTGGTGGGCGGGGCTTTCTTCCTCGCCACCGCCCTCTTCGTGGAGGGCGACCGGACCCGGGCGGAGAGCCACGTCCCCGCAG CCGACGAGCCCATCGTGGTTCCGAAGAGCGGGCGGTCCGCTCGCGTGCCGGTGTCCAGTGTCCTGATctga